Within Leishmania infantum JPCM5 genome chromosome 35, the genomic segment TATTGAGAGTAGACCGAGCAAACATGAAAGGTAAGCGTGGAAAGTcatggaggtggaggacaAGAGAAGTCACTAAAGAACCTACTCTTTGGCTCTCTGCTTGCTTACAGCTTCGCCCATTGCGACAGCTTCACGGCGGCGTTCCAGGCCTCCAGGCGAGCCTTGCGCACTTGTTCATCTGCCGTGATGGGGGTCACAGTCTCACCGCTAAGGTGCTCCTTGGCCGTCTTCTGTACCTCCTCGATAGACTTCCAGACGCCGACGGCCAGGCCAGCGCAAAGGGCTGCGCCAAGGGCGGTCGTCTCGGTGAGATGCGGCACGTAAAGGTTCACACCCAGGATGTCGGCCTGCATCTCCATGAGCAGGCGACTACGCGTGAGCCCACCGTCGACGCGCAGGCAGTTGATCTCAACGCCGCTATCCTCTTTCATAGCAAGCATCACTGCGCTCACCTGCATGGAGATGGCctcgagggcggcgcggatTATGTGCGACTTATTCGTTTTGTACGTCATGCCCACAAGGGTGCCACGAGCCGTCGGGTCCCAGTACGGGGCGAGAAGACCGCCGAAGGCAGGCACAAACACGACTCCGTCTGTGCTGCCCACTTTGCGGGCGATGCTCTCCATCTCCATGGGGTGGTCGAAGAAGCCAAGGTTGGACCGCATCCATTCCACTGTGGCGCCAGCGCCCGCAATGGAGCCCTCCAGGGCAAATTTGGTCGGCTCGGTACCCAGTTTGTACGCAATGGTGCCGAGCAGACCGTGCTTCGAGAACTGCGGCTCCGTGCCCACGTTCATGAGCACAAAGCAGCCCGTGCCGTAGGTGTTCTTGGCATCACCCTTGTTCAGGCCTATGTGACCGAACAGGGCACTCTGCTGGTCACCAATGCAGCCCGTCACGGGCGTCGGCATGCCGAGAGCATCGCGGATGCCGTGATCGTTGGCCGAGACATTGCAGTAGTgctcgctgttgctgcgaATCTCCGGCAGTGTCGCGCGTGGAATGTCGAGCTCCTGGCAGAGCTTGTCGCACCACTGTTGCGTCCTCAGGTTCATTAGGAAGGTGCGGCTGGCGTTTGACACATCCGTCACAAACACCTTGCCCTCGCTCAGCTTCCACAGCAGCCACGTCTCGATAGTGCCGAGGAGTAGCGAGCCGCTCttgcgcgcggcggcgacggctggGACATTTTCCAGCATCCAGCGGAACTTGAAGGCGGTGAAGTAGGTGCTTACGGGCAAGCCAGTAATACTGGCGGCAAAGttgctgtcgccgccaccacatTCCTTTGCGATGCGGTTGCTCAATTCATAGGTACGGGCGTCGCTCCACACAATGGCGTTGCACAGCGGCTTCCCGGTCTTGCGGTCCCAGGCGACACCTGTCTCACGCTGGTTCGTGATACCTATCGCGGACACTTTGTCGAACTTGGGGTCTTTTGAGCGCAgcttcttcagcgcctcTGCAAGGCAGAGGCAACAGTTGCTGTAAATCTCTTCCGGATCGTGCTCCAGCCACCCAGGACGCGGCGTGATCTGTTTATGGAAGAGCTGGTGGGCTGAGAGGACGGTGAATTTTTCGTCGAAGATGATGCACCGACTAGAGGTGGTGCCCTGGTCAATAGACGCGACGTACGGCATGCT encodes:
- a CDS encoding putative glycerol kinase, glycosomal — encoded protein: MPYVASIDQGTTSSRCIIFDEKFTVLSAHQLFHKQITPRPGWLEHDPEEIYSNCCLCLAEALKKLRSKDPKFDKVSAIGITNQRETGVAWDRKTGKPLCNAIVWSDARTYELSNRIAKECGGGDSNFAASITGLPVSTYFTAFKFRWMLENVPAVAAARKSGSLLLGTIETWLLWKLSEGKVFVTDVSNASRTFLMNLRTQQWCDKLCQELDIPRATLPEIRSNSEHYCNVSANDHGIRDALGMPTPVTGCIGDQQSALFGHIGLNKGDAKNTYGTGCFVLMNVGTEPQFSKHGLLGTIAYKLGTEPTKFALEGSIAGAGATVEWMRSNLGFFDHPMEMESIARKVGSTDGVVFVPAFGGLLAPYWDPTARGTLVGMTYKTNKSHIIRAALEAISMQVSAVMLAMKEDSGVEINCLRVDGGLTRSRLLMEMQADILGVNLYVPHLTETTALGAALCAGLAVGVWKSIEEVQKTAKEHLSGETVTPITADEQVRKARLEAWNAAVKLSQWAKL